The proteins below are encoded in one region of Xenopus laevis strain J_2021 chromosome 8L, Xenopus_laevis_v10.1, whole genome shotgun sequence:
- the eif3k.L gene encoding eukaryotic translation initiation factor 3 subunit K yields MASFEQMRANVGKLLRGIDRYNPENLATLERYVETQAKENAYDLEANLAVLKLYQFNPAFFQTTVTAQVLLKALTNLPHTDFTLCKCMIDQAHQEDRPIRQILYLGDLLETCHFQSFWQALDENLDLIDGVTGFEDSVRKFICHVVGITYQHIDRWLLAEMLGDLSEPQLRVWMSKYGWIESENGKIFVCNQEENIKPKNIVEKIDFDSVSGIMASSQ; encoded by the exons ATGGCTTCGTTTGAGCAAATGCGAGCTAATGTGGGAAAGCTGCTGCGAGGGATAGACAG GTACAACCCAGAAAACCTGGCCACCCTGGAGCGCTACGTTGAGACCCAGGCAAAGGAAAATGCATATGATCTAGAAGCAAATCTAGCAGTGCTGAAACT CTATCAGTTTAACCCTGCCTTCTTCCAGACCACAGTAACGGCTCAGGTCCTTCTAAAAGCCTTGACCAACCTACCCCACACAGACTTCACTCTCTGCAAGTGTATGATAGATCAAGCTCAT CAAGAGGATCGACCAATCAGACAGATCCTGTACCTAGGTGACCTTTTAGAAACATGTCATTTCCAGTCATTTTGG CAAGCACTGGATGAGAATTTAGATCTCATAGATGGTGTTACAGGCTTTGAGGATTCAGTAAGGAAAT TTATCTGTCATGTTGTGGGAATCACTTACCAGCACATTGACAGGTGGCTCTTGGCGGAGATGCTGGGAGATCTGTCAG AGCCCCAGCTCCGAGTGTGGATGAGCAAATATGGGTGGATAGAAAGTGAAAATGGCAAGATTTTTGTATGCAACCAGGAGGAAAACATCAAACCTAAGAACATAGTCGAGAAGATAGACTTTGACA GTGTTTCTGGAATAATGGCATCTTCTCAATAA